One Streptomyces sp. V4I8 genomic window carries:
- a CDS encoding phytoene desaturase family protein — protein MTGFDVAVVGSGPNGLAAAVTMARAGLRVEIRERADDIGGGLRTAPLFDSEVVHDICAAVHPMAPASQFFREFGLAARGVELLHPPIAYAQPLDGRTAALAHRDLAATCAGLGADGARWRRLMEPLVAHSTGVVDFMLSGQRSWPDDLAAPALLASRVLRHGRPFHGFATEEAAALLTGVAAHAVGRLPSLASGATALLLGHIAHSTGWPLPKGGSAVIARALADDLVAHGGRIRTGAPVADVRELQGARAVLLDVAPKGFLALAGDRLPTRYAKALARFRYGPGAAKADFLVSAPIPWRDPEVGRAGTVHLGGNRATMLRQETLAARGVPTAEPFVMLVDPAVTDPRREVRGRRPVWAYAHVPNGDTRDPLPMIRAAIERHAPGFTETVLAERAVTAAGFEAYNPNYVGGDILAGAITLTQSLLRPVPQFDPYRTPLRGVYLCSASTLPGPGVHGMSGYWAARSALRREFGIRTAPVLGPAS, from the coding sequence ATGACGGGCTTCGACGTCGCTGTCGTCGGCAGCGGCCCCAACGGACTCGCCGCCGCGGTCACCATGGCCCGCGCCGGTCTGCGCGTTGAGATCCGCGAACGTGCCGACGACATCGGCGGCGGGCTGCGCACCGCCCCACTGTTCGACAGCGAGGTCGTGCACGACATCTGCGCCGCGGTGCACCCCATGGCCCCCGCCTCGCAGTTCTTCCGCGAGTTCGGCCTCGCCGCCCGCGGAGTGGAACTCCTCCACCCCCCGATCGCCTACGCCCAGCCCCTCGACGGGCGGACCGCCGCACTGGCGCACCGCGACCTCGCAGCCACCTGTGCCGGACTCGGCGCCGACGGCGCCCGGTGGCGCAGGCTCATGGAGCCGCTGGTCGCGCACAGCACAGGTGTCGTCGACTTCATGCTGTCCGGGCAGCGGTCCTGGCCCGACGACCTCGCCGCCCCGGCTCTGCTGGCGTCGCGCGTACTGCGTCACGGGAGGCCCTTCCACGGGTTCGCGACCGAGGAGGCGGCCGCGCTGCTCACCGGCGTGGCCGCGCACGCGGTCGGGCGACTGCCCAGCCTCGCCTCCGGCGCGACAGCTCTGCTGCTCGGGCACATCGCCCACAGCACGGGGTGGCCCCTGCCGAAGGGCGGCAGCGCCGTCATCGCCCGCGCACTCGCCGACGACCTGGTGGCGCACGGCGGCCGCATCCGCACCGGAGCGCCCGTCGCCGACGTGCGGGAGCTGCAGGGCGCACGGGCCGTCCTGCTGGACGTGGCGCCGAAGGGGTTCCTCGCCCTCGCCGGGGACAGGCTGCCGACCCGCTACGCAAAGGCCCTGGCACGCTTCCGATACGGCCCCGGCGCGGCGAAGGCGGACTTCCTGGTCTCCGCGCCGATCCCCTGGCGCGACCCCGAGGTCGGCCGCGCGGGCACGGTTCACCTCGGTGGCAACCGCGCCACGATGCTGCGGCAGGAGACCCTCGCGGCGCGCGGTGTCCCGACCGCCGAACCGTTTGTCATGCTCGTCGATCCCGCCGTCACCGACCCCCGACGGGAGGTGCGGGGCAGGCGGCCGGTCTGGGCGTACGCGCACGTGCCCAACGGCGACACGCGTGATCCGCTGCCGATGATCCGGGCCGCGATCGAGCGCCACGCTCCCGGCTTCACGGAAACGGTCCTGGCCGAACGGGCCGTCACCGCCGCGGGCTTCGAGGCGTACAACCCGAACTACGTGGGCGGCGACATCCTGGCGGGCGCCATCACGCTCACCCAGTCGCTGCTGCGTCCCGTGCCACAGTTCGACCCCTACCGGACTCCGCTGCGCGGGGTGTACCTGTGCTCGGCGTCCACACTGCCCGGACCCGGCGTGCACGGCATGTCCGGCTACTGGGCCGCGCGTTCCGCCCTGCGGCGCGAGTTCGGCATCCGTACGGCTCCGGTTCTCGGCCCCGCGTCATGA
- a CDS encoding DUF5819 family protein has translation MTSHLVIRRVVLLGGAALLGLHFALTSFSQAPATPLKVQHFDKVKGYLNPYFVQNWMLFAPDPLADDRGVLARAQCRDGSVTGYHDVTTTYVRKAQESRFFPSRMSRLVSAPMQSINATDPLLDRLREKHKDDIAKDQKDGKGKVRLMPEEQKAQDNAVRFLSRYSLTQMPDACGSDPQRIQVRMYVRELPPWSKRNAPAKAGEDKVQVQDFDWLKVGDLR, from the coding sequence GTGACGAGTCATCTCGTGATCAGGAGGGTGGTGCTGCTCGGCGGCGCCGCCCTCCTGGGCCTTCACTTCGCTCTCACCTCCTTCTCCCAAGCCCCCGCCACCCCGTTGAAGGTCCAGCACTTCGACAAGGTGAAGGGCTACCTGAACCCCTACTTCGTGCAGAACTGGATGCTCTTCGCGCCGGATCCGCTCGCCGACGACCGTGGCGTGCTGGCCCGGGCCCAGTGCCGGGACGGGAGCGTCACCGGCTACCACGACGTCACCACCACCTACGTGCGCAAGGCACAGGAGAGCAGGTTCTTCCCCTCCCGCATGTCGCGGCTGGTCTCCGCGCCGATGCAGTCCATCAACGCGACCGACCCGCTGCTCGACCGGCTGCGGGAGAAGCACAAGGACGACATCGCGAAGGACCAGAAGGACGGTAAGGGCAAGGTCCGCCTGATGCCGGAGGAGCAGAAGGCGCAGGACAACGCGGTCCGCTTCCTTTCCCGTTACTCACTGACCCAGATGCCCGACGCCTGCGGCAGTGATCCCCAGCGGATCCAGGTACGCATGTACGTGCGCGAACTGCCGCCCTGGTCGAAGCGCAACGCCCCGGCGAAGGCCGGCGAGGACAAGGTGCAGGTGCAGGACTTCGACTGGCTGAAGGTGGGCGATCTGCGGTGA
- a CDS encoding HTTM domain-containing protein, whose translation MITSLRARLRARASRFLASLDRLGSTSFAVLGVSGTRVLLGFVGFMFYASQYADRHYLFGPSGVESWSRFLTVLDETGTFSLYAVSTSTAWFELVFHLGMLLALAVTLGVGGRPVLALHWVFLWSVYQRDQFLLDGGDNLAYLVIPMLMLTRCYDRLSLTSGLAGRVKDRLPAGLRAAQTPLHNLGVLAIAAQICLVYVTSGLYKVQGKLWQDGTALFYIMRIPEFELPGFSRLVYENDLLVIGGTYATTLFLVYFPLGVLVPKLRPWAAVASIGFHLSIAFFMGLTGFALTMVACDLIFLSRPLAAGIRLAGRVRDRVAASIRERAGWPEQSAVTATRTASAENAG comes from the coding sequence GTGATCACCTCACTTCGCGCGCGGCTGCGCGCCCGGGCAAGCCGTTTCCTGGCCTCGCTCGACCGGCTCGGCTCCACGTCGTTCGCCGTCCTGGGAGTCTCCGGCACGCGGGTCCTGCTCGGCTTCGTCGGCTTCATGTTCTACGCCTCGCAGTACGCCGACCGGCACTATCTCTTCGGCCCCTCGGGCGTGGAGTCCTGGAGCCGTTTCCTTACCGTCCTGGACGAGACGGGCACCTTCAGCCTCTACGCAGTCAGCACCTCGACGGCCTGGTTCGAGCTGGTCTTCCACCTCGGCATGCTGCTGGCGCTCGCGGTCACGCTGGGCGTTGGAGGGAGGCCGGTGCTCGCCCTGCACTGGGTGTTCCTGTGGTCGGTGTACCAGCGGGACCAGTTCCTGCTCGACGGCGGCGACAACCTGGCGTATCTCGTCATCCCCATGCTGATGCTCACCCGCTGCTACGACCGGCTCTCCCTGACGAGCGGCCTGGCCGGGCGGGTCAAGGACCGGCTGCCCGCCGGCCTGCGCGCCGCGCAGACCCCGCTGCACAACCTGGGCGTGCTCGCCATCGCGGCGCAGATCTGCCTCGTGTACGTCACCAGCGGCCTCTACAAGGTGCAGGGCAAACTGTGGCAGGACGGCACGGCGCTCTTCTACATCATGCGCATCCCCGAATTCGAACTCCCGGGATTCTCGCGGCTGGTGTACGAGAACGACCTGCTGGTGATCGGCGGCACGTACGCCACCACCCTGTTCCTGGTCTACTTCCCGCTGGGCGTGCTCGTGCCGAAGCTACGCCCCTGGGCGGCCGTGGCGTCGATCGGCTTCCACCTGTCGATCGCCTTCTTCATGGGGCTCACCGGGTTCGCCCTCACGATGGTGGCCTGCGACCTGATCTTCCTGAGCCGGCCGCTCGCCGCGGGTATCCGACTGGCGGGCCGTGTCCGCGACCGCGTCGCGGCGTCCATACGGGAACGGGCCGGATGGCCGGAACAGTCCGCCGTCACCGCGACGCGGACGGCCTCCGCCGAGAATGCAGGCTGA
- a CDS encoding serine hydrolase domain-containing protein — translation MRQFLRPAPLCAISGTGPVRAEHGHDPDAYVEIGSVTKALTGTLLARLAGAGRLDPDDRLTVWLPAVPAGSEITLRQLADHTSGLPRLHPQPSSTDPRDPYATLDSEELDRILRRLDTIAARKPGTGEEYSNLGYAVLGAALEAAGSGTYEELLRTYVLAPLGVDEVTAGPPADRTLTARGLFGRPRAPWTMTGPILPAGGLWATPRAMTRLVNGLLVDRALGEPAVSWQSAGELRWHNGATRDASVFAGAFPGTTAWTVVHRLGGRPDRTDRVGLKLLAEAKKAPQGGNPERPATR, via the coding sequence ATGAGGCAGTTCCTGCGCCCCGCCCCGCTATGCGCGATCTCCGGCACCGGCCCCGTACGGGCCGAGCACGGCCACGACCCGGACGCGTACGTGGAGATCGGCTCCGTCACCAAGGCGCTCACCGGAACCCTGCTCGCACGGCTGGCCGGCGCCGGGCGGCTCGACCCCGACGACCGGCTGACCGTATGGCTTCCGGCCGTTCCCGCCGGATCGGAGATCACGCTGCGGCAGTTGGCGGACCACACGTCGGGCCTGCCCCGCTTGCACCCGCAACCGTCGTCGACCGACCCCCGCGACCCGTACGCGACCCTCGACTCCGAGGAGCTCGACAGGATCCTGCGGCGGCTCGACACGATCGCCGCGCGGAAGCCGGGCACGGGCGAGGAGTACTCCAACCTCGGCTACGCCGTCCTCGGCGCCGCCCTGGAGGCGGCCGGCAGCGGCACGTACGAGGAACTGCTGCGCACGTACGTGCTCGCGCCGCTCGGCGTCGACGAGGTCACCGCCGGCCCGCCCGCCGACCGGACGCTGACCGCACGCGGCCTGTTCGGGCGACCCCGCGCCCCCTGGACCATGACCGGACCGATCCTGCCCGCGGGCGGCCTGTGGGCCACCCCCCGGGCCATGACCAGGCTGGTGAACGGCCTGCTGGTGGACCGTGCACTGGGCGAACCCGCGGTGTCCTGGCAGAGCGCGGGCGAGCTGCGCTGGCACAACGGAGCGACACGCGACGCGTCCGTCTTCGCCGGGGCCTTCCCCGGCACCACCGCCTGGACAGTCGTGCACCGGCTCGGCGGCCGGCCCGACCGGACGGACCGGGTCGGGCTGAAGCTGCTCGCCGAGGCGAAGAAGGCCCCGCAGGGCGGAAATCCCGAGAGGCCGGCAACCAGATGA